A window of Micromonospora sp. WMMC415 genomic DNA:
GCCAGGTACGCGCCGCCGAACCCGCCGACGTTGGAGACCCCCTCGGGGAGGCGGAGCCCACCGCCGTCGGGCCCGGCGTTGGGCATGGTCAGCATCACCCACTCCCCGATCAGCGAGGCGAGACCGGCGGCCGCCCCGAGGCCGGCGAGGAACTGCCCGGCCCGGCCGGGTGGCCGCGGATCGGACCCACCCCACTCCACGACGGCGGGGCCGTCGTCGGACCGGTCTTCCTGCCGGGGGATGGGGAGGTCCTGGGACATCGGGGGACATCCTTCCGCGCTGACGCCCGTTCCGTCGGTGCCGGCCCGAAGGCGGACCGGACCGGCCCCGAGGGGATTCGAGAGGCCGCACGGTTTCCCGACCGCCTCCGAGCGGAATCATGACACAGCCAGCGTCCGGCGGGCGGTAGCGCGAGTGGCGGGTGCGCGGGTCGGTCGCCCCGGCGTCCGCTTTCGACTAGCGTCGGGTGCATGCCTATCCGTACCGCTTCCGCACGTTGGCAGGGCAACCTCACCGAGGGGTCCGGCACCCTCCGCACCGGCAAGGGCGGCCTGGAGGGGAACTACTCCTTCAAGTCGCGCTTCGAGGAGGGCGAGGGCACCAACCCGGAGGAGCTGATCGGCGCCGCGCACGCCAGCTGCTTCTCGATGGCCCTCTCCAAGCAGCTCGCCGACGCCGGCGCGACCGGCACCTCGGTGGAGACCAGCGCCAAGGTGCACTTCGACAAGACCGACGCGGGCATGACCGTCACCCGGATCGACCTGGAGACGGTCGGTCAGGCGCCCGGCATGGACGAGGCGCAGTTCGCCAAGCTCGCCGAGGCCGCCAAGGAGAACTGCCCGATCTCGCGCCTGCTCTCGCCGGGCGCCCAGATCACCCTGAACGCCCGCCTCACCTCCTGACATCCGGGCGCCCGCAACGCCCGGGCTCCCCGGGCCGCCCGGCTCGCCGCACTTTCACGGAAGGAGTGACCATCCGGGGACGGATGGGCCTCCTCCCGTGGAGGTGGGCGGAACCGTTCCGGGGAACGCCGGGGATCTTGCGGGTGCCGATCGGTGGGCAGAATGGGGGTGTGGCGGTGGAGATGAGCCGGGAGCGGTTCGAGGAACTGGTCGGCGAAGCCCTCGACGAGGTCCCGGAGGAACTGCTCGCCCTGATGAGCAACGTGGTCATCCTGGTGGAGGACGACCCGCCCCCGGGTGAGAACCTGCTCGGCCTCTACGAGGGGCACGCCCTGACCGAGCGGGGCTGGGACTACTCGGGCGTGCTGCCGGACCGCATCCTCATCTACCGCAACCCGATCCTGCGTATCTGCGACAGCGAGCACGACGTGGTGGACGAGGTCGCGATCACCGTGGTCCACGAGATCGCCCACCACTTCGGCATCGACGACCACCGCCTGCACGAGTTGGGGTGGGGCTAGGCCCCGGCGGCTGTCGGGACAGCCTCCGGGCCTCCGGTCAGCCGATGGCCGCCCGTTGCGCTGCTGACCTACCGTCGGGGCCAAGGCACCGCGAACTGTAGGAGGCACGTCCATGCGCAGCGAACTCTTCTCCTCGGAGAACCTGGAGAAGGAGTCCGCCCAGCCGGGTATGCGGCTGCAGAACTCCAAGATGCTCAAGATCGAACTCAACGGTGAGGCGATGGCCCGGGTCGGCTCGATGGTGGCCTACCAGGGGAACGTGCAGTTCCAGGCACTCGGCTCGGGCGGGCTCGGCAAGTTCCTCAAGCAGAAGCTCACCGGCGAGGGCGTCCCGCTGATGAAGGTCACCGGTCAGGGTGACGTCTTCCTGGCGGACTTCGCCAAGGACGTGCACATCATCGAGCTGGAGCCGGGCGACGCCCTCTCGATCAACGGTTCGAGCGTGCTCGCCTTCGACGCCACCCTTCAGTACGACATCCGCATGGTCGGCGGCGCCGGCATGGCGTCGTCGTCGGGCCTGTTCAACTGCGTCTTCTCCGGTCACGGCCGGATCGCCATCACGACCAAGGGCACTCCCGTCGTCCTCAACGTCGACGCCCCCACCTACGTCGACCCGCAGGCGGCGGTCTGCTGGTCCGCCAACCTCCAGACCGGCTACCACCGCGCCGAGCAGCTCGGCCTGGGCACGCTGCTCGGCCGGCGCACCGGTGAGGCGTTCACCATGAGCTTCGCCGGGCAGGGCTTCGTGGTCGTCCAGCCCTCCGAGGAGCCGCCGGTCATGGGCAGCGGCGCGCAGGAGCAGCAGGGCGGCCTCCTCGGCGGCCTGCTGAGCTGACGCGTGTCCGGGGCGCGCCGCGAGCGCGGTGCGCCCCGGGTGCAGGCGGTCAGGTCAGGTCGCCCCTGCG
This region includes:
- a CDS encoding OsmC family protein, with product MPIRTASARWQGNLTEGSGTLRTGKGGLEGNYSFKSRFEEGEGTNPEELIGAAHASCFSMALSKQLADAGATGTSVETSAKVHFDKTDAGMTVTRIDLETVGQAPGMDEAQFAKLAEAAKENCPISRLLSPGAQITLNARLTS
- a CDS encoding metallopeptidase family protein — its product is MEMSRERFEELVGEALDEVPEELLALMSNVVILVEDDPPPGENLLGLYEGHALTERGWDYSGVLPDRILIYRNPILRICDSEHDVVDEVAITVVHEIAHHFGIDDHRLHELGWG
- a CDS encoding AIM24 family protein, coding for MRSELFSSENLEKESAQPGMRLQNSKMLKIELNGEAMARVGSMVAYQGNVQFQALGSGGLGKFLKQKLTGEGVPLMKVTGQGDVFLADFAKDVHIIELEPGDALSINGSSVLAFDATLQYDIRMVGGAGMASSSGLFNCVFSGHGRIAITTKGTPVVLNVDAPTYVDPQAAVCWSANLQTGYHRAEQLGLGTLLGRRTGEAFTMSFAGQGFVVVQPSEEPPVMGSGAQEQQGGLLGGLLS